One Paraburkholderia caballeronis genomic window, CAGCGCAGTTGACCGAGCGGCCGCGCGACCAGCGTGGAGTCGGTCAGCTCGCCGGTGCGGATCACGCAGTCGATGCCGTCGTAGATCAGGTCCGCCGGACGGTCGCTCAGCCCGAGCACCAGTTCGATGCCCGGAAACCGCTGCTCGAATTCGCGCAGCCGCGGCAGCACCCGCGCGCGGCCGATGGCGCCGGGCATGTCCACGCGCACGCGCCCCTTCGGCGCGGCCGGGTCGGCGAGCAGATCGCCCTCGACGCGCGCGATGTCGTCCAGCACCGCGCGGCACAGCTCGTAGTAGCGCGCGCCCGCGTCGGTGAGGCTCAGCGTGCGCGTGCTCCGGCGCAGCAGCACGGTGCCGAGATGCCGTTCGAGCGACTTGATCGTCGTGGTGACCGACGAGCGCGGCAGCGACATCGTTTCGGCCGCCTTGCTGAAGCTGCGGCCCTCGACGACCCGCACGAAAGCGGTCATGGCCTGGAGTTTGTCCATCGGTGTCCGTATCGGTTGTCGCGGGTCTGGCGCGGCGGTTCGCGCGGGGCGCGCGGTGAATTCAGCGGCGGCGAACAATGCCGTGCGTCCGTCGCACTAAGCTCTCCTTCGTCCGGCGTCGCTGCGCATTCGGCGCAACGTTCGCCGCCGTCATTATCGCCTTCAAGGAGCGGATTCATGTCGCACTCTCAAGCCATTCTCGTACTCGGCGCCGGCGAACTGGGCATGCCGATGCTGCGTCATCTCGCGAAACGCGCGGCCGTCACGCCGGGCGCCACGGTGTCGGTGCTGTTGCGCCCATCCGCGATCGAGGCCGGCGATCCGGCGAAACAGCAGGATATCGCCGAACTGCGCGCGCTGGGCATCGGCATCGTGGCCGGCGACCTCGCCGCCGAACCGCTCGACGCGCTCGCGGCGCGCTTCGCCCCGTTCGACACGATCGTGTCGTGCACCGGCTTCGGCGCGGGTCCGGGCGTGCAGCGCCGGATCGCGCAGGCGGTGCTGGCCGCCGGCGTCGCGCGTTATTTTCCGTGGCAGTTCGGCGTCGATTACGACGTGATCGGCCGCGGCAGCGCACAGGACCTGTTCGACGAACAACTCGACGTGCGCGACCTGCTGCGCGCGCAGCAGCACACCGAGTGGGTGATCGTATCGACCGGCATGTTCACGAGCTTCCTGTTCGAGCCGTCGTTCGGCGTCGTCGATCTCGCGCGCGACACCGTGCACGCGCTCGGCGGCTGGGACAACGCGGTCACCGTGACGACGCCGGAGGACATCGGCCGGCTGACGGTAGAGATCCTGTTCGCGGAGCCGCGCATCGCGAACCAGGTCGTGTACACGGCTGGCGAGACGATCACCTATGGCCGCCTCGCGGACAAGGTCGAGCAGTTCGTCGGGCGGCCGCTGCGGCGCGACGCATGGACGATGCCGGCGATGGAGGCCGAATTGGCCGCGCAGCCGGACGACACGCTGCGCAAGTATCGCGTCGTGTTCGGGGCGGGGCGCGGCGTCGCGTGGGAGATGAGCCGCACGTTCAACGCGCAGCGCGGCTTCGATGCGCTCGACGTGGACGGGTGGATGCGGCAGCACCTGCGGGTCGGCGTCGGCGCGTGAGTCTCTACGGCGTGCCTCGACGGATGCCGATGCACGCGTCGTTCAAGGAGGACGGCAATGAACGAAACGATGAAGCGTTGGACTATTCCGGCGTTGGGCCTCGACCGCCTCGCGCTGGGCGTCGCGCCGCGGCCCGTGCCGAAGGCGGGCGAAATTCTGGTCGAAATCGAAGCGGTGTCGCTGAATTTCCGCGATGCGGAGATCGTTGAAAACGGCATGGGCGTGCCGCTGACGTTCCCGTTCACGCCTGCTTCGGAGATGGCCGGCCGCGTGATCGCGGCCGGCGACGGCGTCACGCGCTTTCGGGTCGGGGACCGCGTGTTGTCGGCGTTCATCCCCGGCTGGATCGACGGCGCGCCGCTATCGTGGACCGACGCGCCGACCCAGGGCGGCCCGCTCGACGGAATGCTCGCGCAGTACGTCGCGATGCCGGCCGACTGGTGCGTGTTTGCGCCGACGTCGCTCGACGCGCTCGAAGCGAGCACGCTGCCGGTGGCCGGATTGACCGCGTGGATGGCGCTGGTCGAACCCGGCCATCTGCGTGCGGGACAGACGGTGGTCGTGCAGGGTACCGGCGGCGTGTCGCTGTTCGCGGTGCAGATCGCGGCGGCGAGCGGCGCGAGCGTGATCGTCACGAGCAGCAGCGACGCGAAACTCGCGGGCGCGATCGAACTGGGCGCGAAGCATGGGATCGCGGTGCAGGGAATCAACCGGCGCGAGCGGCCGGACTGGCAGCACGCGGTGCTCGACCTGACCGGCGGACGCGGCGCGGACCACATCCTCGAAATGGCGGGCGGCGACAACCTCGCGCGCTCGTTGCAGGCGATCGTGCCCGGCGGCCGGATCTCCGTGATCGGCCTGCTCGAATCGGACCGGATGGACGTGCCGACCATGCCGCTGCTCGGCAGCCGCGCGTCGATCGTCGGCCTCTCGGTCGGGCCGCGCCGCGCGCTCGAAGACCTCGTGCGGATGATCGACGCGCATCGGCTCAAGCCGGTGATCGACGCGGTGTATCCGTTCGGGCAGGTGCCGCAGGCGTTCGAGCATTTGCGGCGCGGTGCGTTCGGGAAGATCGTCGTCGAGGTCGCCGCGCAGTCGTGAGCGAAGGCGCGGATCGCGTCGCGGGTTGGCGATGCGATCCGCGTCCGTTCGGATTCCCGTGGTTTTTGACGTAATATTCCGGCGGATATAGAGCGGTGACGCGAATACCGGTTCCGGCGAGAATCGCGGTGACGACTGCGAGGTGTTGCCGCTAACCAGCACGTATGAATCGCGATAAAGCC contains:
- a CDS encoding LysR family transcriptional regulator — translated: MDKLQAMTAFVRVVEGRSFSKAAETMSLPRSSVTTTIKSLERHLGTVLLRRSTRTLSLTDAGARYYELCRAVLDDIARVEGDLLADPAAPKGRVRVDMPGAIGRARVLPRLREFEQRFPGIELVLGLSDRPADLIYDGIDCVIRTGELTDSTLVARPLGQLRWLTCAAPRYLKEHGEPKHVDDLAAHRVVNYIANATGRPMSWRFSVDGEERSLTMPSRFSINETDAYLQCGLEGLGLIQLSELVASPYLETGRLKEVLADARCAPVPISIVYPDGRNASAAVKTFVDWIVEVFRPAPAVAATR
- a CDS encoding aromatic alcohol reductase yields the protein MSHSQAILVLGAGELGMPMLRHLAKRAAVTPGATVSVLLRPSAIEAGDPAKQQDIAELRALGIGIVAGDLAAEPLDALAARFAPFDTIVSCTGFGAGPGVQRRIAQAVLAAGVARYFPWQFGVDYDVIGRGSAQDLFDEQLDVRDLLRAQQHTEWVIVSTGMFTSFLFEPSFGVVDLARDTVHALGGWDNAVTVTTPEDIGRLTVEILFAEPRIANQVVYTAGETITYGRLADKVEQFVGRPLRRDAWTMPAMEAELAAQPDDTLRKYRVVFGAGRGVAWEMSRTFNAQRGFDALDVDGWMRQHLRVGVGA
- a CDS encoding zinc-dependent alcohol dehydrogenase family protein, which produces MNETMKRWTIPALGLDRLALGVAPRPVPKAGEILVEIEAVSLNFRDAEIVENGMGVPLTFPFTPASEMAGRVIAAGDGVTRFRVGDRVLSAFIPGWIDGAPLSWTDAPTQGGPLDGMLAQYVAMPADWCVFAPTSLDALEASTLPVAGLTAWMALVEPGHLRAGQTVVVQGTGGVSLFAVQIAAASGASVIVTSSSDAKLAGAIELGAKHGIAVQGINRRERPDWQHAVLDLTGGRGADHILEMAGGDNLARSLQAIVPGGRISVIGLLESDRMDVPTMPLLGSRASIVGLSVGPRRALEDLVRMIDAHRLKPVIDAVYPFGQVPQAFEHLRRGAFGKIVVEVAAQS